The Nicotiana tomentosiformis chromosome 9, ASM39032v3, whole genome shotgun sequence genome contains the following window.
tataattggggccactcgtgCCATTGTGTTGAGAatatgggaaagaaatatgaagtaagatgactgattgaaaaggggtgatttctcgaatgaaatggcttagccgatcgggctgagatcagactcagtgtaagaacacagtggtattaTGGATTGTGGCAGATTGGCACTAAAAACCATCCAATCTAATAATACGGGAATTGACTTAaaaatctatgtgatccttaacttgatgtctTAGTGTTATTTAAAGCTCATATTGCATTCTTGACTGTTTTCCACtgtattattgttcattctattgagaaagtgttttagttttacatactagtactattcgacagtactaacgtccctttttctgggggcgctgcatctttaaatagatgcagttGGTTCCATAGCaaacagtgttgatcacagatagtgttgcatcctcttctcagcggactcggtgagccccatttcattccgggtgTCATGTATTGTACaatttgtttatattgtggtcacattttgaggtatagttggggccttattgccatcaccatctttactctcttttgtatcattagaggctccatagacaatatgtgggttgtatatgggtgttagaaAGGCCAACGGATCATGTTGTATTTTGGGCTCTTGTTCCACTCGGTCATAAAGATATATGCATTTTAAAACTTAACAATGATGTAACAAAATGAAGCGACTTagtaatgtatatatgtatgaactTTCTACTGCCTAACTAATGAGAAAATGCATTCTCTGGATCATAGGTGAGTCGGGTAGATAATGTCTAGCAGTCTTGCTCGATCGggtccactcggttgagcgccggtcgcgctcctcgaggttggggcatgacaaacttggtatcagagcctaatgttttaaatggtcctagGATGTATCGGAGTCGTGTCTGGtaaagtccttcttatcggtgcaTTGTTGACcatatctataagttggaggctacttggacatttaggaacaatacacttctttgatattctggatcatgACTAATTGTGCagttgttcctcctctaactcgtgcttTCCTTTAAcgttcagtatatggcacctaagaaaagagcaagaactggccaaggggCCAATGCTGcttcaggagtggcagttgaccctatatttgatgatgcagGTGAATACTGAGAATAATCCCCCGACTGCTTCACttcctgattccactacacctggcTAGGCCACACCAGTctctacacctactgagggtgcgacGGTTCCTACACCTGATATTCCGATTCCACCTCCAGTCCCAGCTTCCGATtttggtatttctgatggggatctcaGGAGAGCTATTCAAATGCTAACTTAGATAGTGGCTTCTAATGCCCAAAGGTTGAATGTTGCACCCACACCTTCTAGCCCACAAGGGGATTCTAGTATTTCTAGGGTGAACATGTTTCTGCAGTTGGATCCTTCGGTGTTCATGGGTGCTAATACCGAGGAAGACccataggacttcattgatgagatgtataagactctccgggttatgcgctctattgagacggagggagtggagttggccgcctaccgcatgaaaggggtggcctattcttggttcgagctgtgggaggactctcgggaggaggggagccctccagcaaggtggagtgagtttgttgacgctttcatggaccatttcttaccggccgagactagggcagctcgtgccgcagagtttgagaaccttaagAAAGGACGTAAGAGTGTGTgagagtatcacatggagtttgcACGTCTGTCTAAATATTccattctcatgttgcctactatggaggccagagtgcgccggtttgtgtagGGCCTTAGCCTCTTGATTACCAATGAGTCCGCTATAACTGCCTTGAACTCAGATATGAACTGTAGAAAaatggtagcatttgctcaagctacaaaGGGTCGTAAGTTGAAGAACATAATTGAGCTAGAGGGTACCAACAAGGCCCAGTCCGCGGACAACCCTGGAGATTCATTTGGTGGTGGAAGATCAgtttttaggggagggtcatcagggccatcccagtctgaTGCTCAGTCTTCATCCAGTGCACCATTAGCGAGGCACACTCAGCAGTAGGGGGGTTGCGTCAGGCCCAATGAGGACAGCAAGGGACCCCACCATCAGGGccaatcaggagggagattctagcagcagcggaggcccccatgccccaatTATGGGATGATGCATATGGGGATCTGCTACCAGGACCTGCCGATATGTTACGGGTGCAGAATGAgtggtcatattcagagggagtgtcattTATCTCGCCAGGGTGCGGGTAGGGGCATAGGACAACCATCCAGTtttgcagctaggggtggtgcgtaGTAGGgagtggtgcagctaggggtgatGCGTAGAGTTTAGGAGGACCcagccatttctatgctatgagtggtcacAAAAGTACAAAGGCTTTTCCAAATATtgccacaggtatattgactgtccaaactcatgatgtatatgctcttattgatcccggttccgcCTTGTCCTATGTTatcccttatgttgctatggaatttgggatggAACTAAAACATCTTCATGaaccgttctctgtatctactccaattggcgagtctattatggacgcacgggtttataggggttgtaTTGTCATGGTACGTGGTTGGGACACCGTGGtcaatctcattgaattggggatggttgattttgatgtaattatggggatGGATTTTCTTTACTCATGTTTTGCCAAGTtcgattgccgaactagaactgtgaggtttgaatttccaagtgAGCCACTTGTTGAGTGGAAGGGAgataatgtggtgccgaagggtaggtttatttcttaccttaaggccatgaagatgattaacaagggttatatctatcacttggtccgggttacgtacaccgatgctgaggcagctacactcgagtctgtgcgagttgtgaatgaatttccagaggtctttcctgatgaactCCCTAGGATTctg
Protein-coding sequences here:
- the LOC138898800 gene encoding uncharacterized protein, translating into MSGHKSTKAFPNIATGILTVQTHDVYALIDPGSALSYVIPYVAMEFGMELKHLHEPFSVSTPIGESIMDARVYRGCIVMVRGWDTVVNLIELGMVDFDVIMGMDFLYSCFAKFDCRTRTVRFEFPSEPLVEWKGDNVVPKEVFPDELPRILPDREIDFGIDVMPGMQAISIPLYRMVPSELKEIKEQLKDLLEKDFIRPSVS